In Drosophila simulans strain w501 chromosome 3R, Prin_Dsim_3.1, whole genome shotgun sequence, a single window of DNA contains:
- the LOC6729207 gene encoding segmentation protein cap'n'collar isoform X4 — translation MVDNSTSNNSSVLGLPSSGHVSNGSGSSAQLGAGNPHGNQANGASGGVGPMSGSAVGAGATGMTADLLASGGAGAQGGADRLDASSDSAVSSMGSERVPSLSDGEWGEGSDSAQDYHQGKYGGPYDFSYNNNSRLSTATRQPPVAQKKHQLYGKRDPHKQTPSALPPTAPPAAATAVQSQSIKYEYDAGYASSGMASGGISEPGAMGPALSKDYHHHQAYGMGASGSAFSGDYTVRPSPRTSQDLVQLNHTYSLPQGSGSLPRPQARDKKPLVATKTASKGTSAGNSSSVGGNSSSLEEEHLTRDEKRARSLNIPISVPDIINLPMDEFNERLSKYDLSENQLSLIRDIRRRGKNKVAAQNCRKRKLDQILTLEDEVNAVVKRKTQLNQDRDHLESERKRISNKFAMLHRHVFQYLRDPEGNPCSPADYSLQQAADGSVYLLPREKSEGNNTATAASNAVSSASGGSLNGHVPTQAPMHSHQSHGMQAQHVVGGMSQQQQQQSRLPPHLQQQHHLQSQQQQPGGQQQQQHRKE, via the exons ATGGTTGACAACAGCACTAGCAACAACTCCTCGGTTCTGGGCTTGCCCAGCAGTGGACATGTTAGCAACGGCTCCGGTAGCTCGGCACAACTTGGGGCGGGAAATCCGCACGGTAACCAGGCCAACGGAGCATCCGGCGGTGTGGGCCCAATGAGTGGCTCAGCTGTGGGAGCTGGAGCAACAGGAATGACCGCCGATCTCTTGGCCAGCGGCGGTGCAGGAGCACAGGGCGGTGCGGATCGCTTGGACGCGTCCAGCGACAGTGCTGTCAGTTCGATGGGTTCCGAGCGAGTGCCGTCCCTCTCCGACGGCGAGTGGGGTGAGGGCAGCGACTCCGCCCAGGATTACCATCAGGGCAAGTATGGAGGCCCCTACGACTtcagctacaacaacaattcGCGGCTTAGCACCGCCACACGTCAGCCGCCGGTGGCGCAGAAGAAGCATCAGCTGTACGGCAAGAGGGATCCCCATAAGCAGACGCCCTCGGCTCTGCCACCAACAGCTCCACCAGCAGCCGCGACTGCAGTCCAATCGCAGAGTATCAAGTACGAGTACGATGCTGGGTACGCCTCCTCGGGAATGGCCAGCGGTGGAATCAGTGAGCCAGGAGCGATGGGACCCGCTCTGTCCAAGGactatcatcatcatcaggctTATGGCATGGGAGCCAGTGGCAGCGCCTTTTCCGGCGACTATACAGTACGACCATCGCCCAGGACTTCGCAGGATTTGGTGCAACTAAATCATACCTACTCGCTACCCCAGGGAAGTGGATCCCTTCCCAGACCTCAGGCACGCGATAAGAAGCCTCTGGTTGCCACTAAAACCGCATCGAAGGGAACGAGTgccggcaacagcagcagtgtTGGcggaaacagcagcagcctgGAGGAAGAGCATCTGACACGCGATGAAAAGCGCGCCCGATCCCTGAACATACCCATTTCAGTGCCGGACATCATCAACCTGCCCATGGACGAGTTCAACGAGCGCTTGTCGAAGTACGACCTTAGCGAGAACCAGTTGTCGCTGATTCGCGACATTCGTCGGCGTGGAAAGAACAAGGTCGCTGCCCAGAATTGCAGGAAACGCAAATTGGACCAGATCCTGACTCTCGAGGACGAGGTGAACGCGGTGGTTAAGCGCAAGACCCAACTCAACCAGGACCGGGATCATTTGGAGAGCGAACGCAAGCGCATCTCGAACAAGTTTGCCATGCTGCATCGTCATGTCTTCCAG TACCTACGGGATCCCGAGGGAAATCCCTGCTCGCCGGCGGACTACAGTTTGCAACAGGCTGCCGATGGCTCTGTCTACTTGTTGCCCCGGGAAAAGTCCGAGGGTAACAACACGGCTACGGCTGCCTCCAATGCTGTTTCGTCGGCCAGTGGAGGAAGTCTGAATGGCCACGTGCCCACTCAGGCTCCGATGCATAGCCATCAGAGCCACGGAATGCAGGCGCAACATGTGGTCGGTGGGatgtcgcagcagcagcaacagcagtcgaGGCTGCCTCCAcacctgcaacagcagcatcatctgcagtcgcagcaacagcagccgggaggtcagcagcaacagcagcaccgcAAGGAATGA